The following proteins come from a genomic window of Hymenobacter canadensis:
- a CDS encoding alpha/beta hydrolase-fold protein yields the protein MRIYGLVFLLLLLTRFSAQAQQFRVSYTAAAHAGPFTGNVLLFLSKKNVQPKDQPGWPCYRLAVRNVKPGETIVFSDSALSYPTLLSRLPRGDYYVQAVWDLNLGGRIIGQSTGNPYSAARKVSLQANDEIFTLDCSQVVPAPVFVATRFCKEIKAPSALLSRFHRKPMSLDGAVILPADYYRHPQRRYPVLFTVGGFGADYHHYSRSESTDTLPATPIDTIACIRVYLDGASALGHTVYANSANNGPVGDAFATEFLPLLDRQYRTNGGRVLRGHSSGGYTVVYLMTHYPKLFAGANASSPDPVDFRNFMRTNLYQDLERVEMVDSLTYGEVLPVAEAYDRPNIVHRLEDIIYRGEQEVSFDAVFGPKGRNGLPKPLFNSTNSLDRQVFRHWKRYDLTQYVRQNWRRLKPDLNGKLRLATGNQDTYFLNFSVMLMEQEMRKLGADMPFAYYPGDHFSVVTAEYKRAETQWLKKTYQQWLAQHPQ from the coding sequence ATGAGAATCTACGGCCTCGTCTTCCTGCTGCTGCTCCTGACGCGGTTTTCAGCACAAGCCCAGCAGTTTCGGGTTTCTTACACAGCGGCCGCCCATGCGGGGCCATTTACGGGCAATGTGCTGCTATTCTTGTCCAAGAAGAATGTGCAGCCCAAAGACCAGCCCGGCTGGCCGTGCTACCGGTTGGCGGTGCGCAATGTGAAGCCCGGCGAAACTATCGTCTTTTCCGATTCGGCGCTGTCGTATCCCACGCTGCTCTCGCGCCTGCCGCGCGGCGACTACTACGTGCAGGCCGTGTGGGATTTGAACCTCGGCGGGCGGATAATCGGGCAAAGCACCGGCAACCCCTACAGCGCAGCCCGCAAGGTTTCGCTGCAGGCTAACGATGAAATATTCACGCTGGACTGCAGTCAGGTGGTGCCGGCGCCGGTGTTCGTCGCCACCAGGTTCTGCAAGGAAATCAAGGCGCCGTCGGCGCTGCTCAGTCGGTTCCACCGCAAGCCTATGTCGTTGGATGGGGCCGTGATTTTGCCCGCCGACTACTATCGGCACCCGCAGCGGCGCTATCCGGTGCTGTTCACGGTGGGCGGCTTCGGCGCCGACTACCACCACTACTCGCGCTCCGAAAGCACCGACACGCTGCCGGCCACGCCCATCGATACCATTGCCTGCATCCGGGTGTATCTGGATGGGGCCAGCGCGCTGGGGCACACCGTGTACGCCAATAGCGCCAACAACGGCCCCGTCGGCGACGCCTTTGCCACCGAGTTTCTGCCGCTGCTCGACCGGCAGTACCGCACCAACGGCGGGCGCGTGCTGCGCGGCCACAGCAGCGGCGGCTACACGGTGGTGTATTTGATGACGCACTACCCGAAGCTGTTTGCCGGCGCCAACGCCAGCTCCCCCGACCCGGTGGATTTCCGAAACTTTATGCGGACCAATCTTTACCAGGACCTCGAAAGAGTGGAAATGGTGGATTCGCTGACTTATGGCGAGGTGCTGCCCGTCGCCGAGGCCTACGACCGGCCCAACATCGTGCACCGGCTGGAAGACATCATCTATCGGGGCGAGCAGGAGGTGTCGTTTGATGCGGTATTCGGTCCCAAAGGGCGCAACGGCCTGCCCAAGCCGCTGTTCAACTCCACCAACTCGCTGGACCGGCAGGTGTTCCGCCACTGGAAACGCTACGATCTGACGCAGTACGTGCGCCAGAACTGGCGCCGCCTCAAGCCCGACCTGAACGGCAAACTGCGTCTTGCCACCGGCAACCAAGATACCTACTTCCTGAACTTCTCCGTGATGCTCATGGAGCAGGAAATGAGGAAGCTGGGCGCCGACATGCCGTTTGCCTATTACCCCGGTGACCATTTTTCAGTCGTGACGGCGGAATACAAAAGGGCCGAAACCCAGTGGTTGAAAAAGACCTACCAGCAGTGGCTAGCCCAGCACCCGCAATAA